Proteins encoded by one window of Oculatellaceae cyanobacterium:
- a CDS encoding pentapeptide repeat-containing protein, with protein sequence MQPTYITDIQQLIDRYHAGERNFEQANLSGVNLNKATLHGVNLSKSVLSKTNFHQSDLRGADLSWADLTEADLSGADLRGAILTRADLSGANLTGANLLKADLTLANLNHTQLTGTAFPDGTIHH encoded by the coding sequence ATGCAGCCAACTTATATAACAGATATTCAACAATTGATCGATCGTTACCATGCCGGGGAGAGAAATTTTGAACAGGCAAATCTGAGTGGTGTCAATTTAAATAAGGCAACATTACATGGGGTTAACCTTAGCAAATCAGTTTTAAGCAAAACTAACTTTCATCAATCAGATTTACGCGGTGCTGACTTAAGCTGGGCAGATTTAACTGAAGCTGACTTAAGTGGTGCTGACTTACGGGGAGCAATTTTGACAAGGGCTGACTTAAGCGGTGCTAATTTAACTGGCGCAAACTTGCTTAAAGCTGATTTAACTTTAGCTAATTTAAACCATACTCAGCTAACTGGCACGGCTTTCCCGGATGGTACTATACATCATTAG
- a CDS encoding photosystem I assembly protein Ycf3, with translation MPRSQRNDNFIDKSFTVMADIILKLLPANKKAKEAFVYYRDGMSAQADGEYAEALDNYYEALKLEEDAYDRSYILYNIGLIHTSNGEHERALEYYYQAIELNPRLPQALNNIAVIYHFQGEREKDAGNFEASEPLFEKAAEFWKQAIQIAPNNYIEAQNWLKITGRSTMDVYF, from the coding sequence ATGCCAAGAAGTCAACGCAACGATAATTTCATCGACAAAAGCTTTACAGTAATGGCAGACATCATTCTCAAGCTGCTGCCAGCCAATAAGAAAGCCAAAGAAGCCTTTGTTTACTACCGTGACGGTATGTCAGCACAGGCGGATGGAGAATATGCAGAAGCTCTAGATAATTACTATGAAGCTTTGAAGCTAGAGGAAGATGCTTACGATCGCAGCTACATCCTCTACAACATTGGGCTAATCCACACTAGCAACGGTGAACATGAAAGAGCTTTAGAATACTACTACCAAGCCATTGAGCTTAATCCCCGTTTACCCCAAGCTCTGAATAATATTGCTGTAATTTACCACTTTCAAGGTGAAAGGGAAAAAGATGCAGGCAACTTTGAAGCTAGTGAACCTTTATTTGAGAAAGCTGCTGAATTTTGGAAACAAGCTATTCAAATTGCCCCAAATAATTACATTGAGGCACAAAACTGGCTTAAAATTACAGGTCGCTCTACAATGGATGTTTACTTTTAG
- the gatC gene encoding Asp-tRNA(Asn)/Glu-tRNA(Gln) amidotransferase subunit GatC: protein MIDREQVHKVALLARLDLTPEEEQQFTTQMGSILDYFEQLSELDVSNVEPTTRAIDVSNVTRADQLQPYSDRETILNQAPDQEGDFFKVPQIMSAE from the coding sequence ATGATTGATCGTGAGCAAGTTCACAAAGTTGCCCTTCTAGCACGCCTAGATTTAACACCTGAAGAAGAACAGCAGTTTACTACCCAAATGGGCAGCATTCTTGACTATTTTGAACAGCTAAGTGAACTAGATGTCAGTAATGTTGAACCCACCACAAGGGCAATTGATGTTAGTAATGTCACACGAGCAGATCAACTGCAACCTTATAGCGATCGCGAAACAATTTTGAATCAAGCACCAGATCAAGAAGGTGACTTTTTTAAAGTTCCCCAAATAATGAGTGCAGAGTAA
- the aroA gene encoding 3-phosphoshikimate 1-carboxyvinyltransferase, giving the protein MSESAVVTLESTEEQQDLIIQSPASGLSLQGSLRVPGDKSISHRALMLGAIAQGETIIKGLLLGEDPRSTAACFRAIGAEISELNTEEVRVRGIGLGQLQEPADVLNAGNSGTTIRLMLGLLASHPGRFFTVTGDDSLRSRPMSRVVKPLQQMGAQIWGRQGNSLAPLAIQGTLLKPIHYHSPIASAQVKSCILLAGLMTQGETTVTEPALSRDHSERMLKAFGAQLSIDPETNSVTVTGQAHLQGQNVIVPGDISSAAFWLVAGAIVPGSELCIENVGVNPTRTGILEALSMMGADIQLENQREVAGEPVADLRVRYGKLKACEIAGNLIPRLIDEIPILAVAAVFAEGTTVIKDAAELRVKESDRIAVMASELNRMGAKVTELPDGLEITGGTPLKGAEVNSHTDHRIAMSLAIAALNATGNTTIHGAEAAAISYPDFFESLIKIIK; this is encoded by the coding sequence ATGTCAGAGTCAGCCGTTGTCACCCTTGAAAGCACTGAAGAGCAACAAGATTTAATTATTCAAAGTCCTGCATCAGGTTTATCTCTACAAGGAAGTTTGCGAGTTCCTGGAGATAAATCAATCTCTCATCGTGCATTGATGTTAGGAGCGATCGCACAAGGAGAAACAATTATTAAGGGGTTACTTCTGGGAGAAGATCCTCGTAGCACTGCTGCGTGTTTTCGCGCAATAGGTGCAGAAATTTCGGAATTAAATACAGAAGAAGTAAGGGTGCGGGGTATTGGTTTAGGTCAGTTGCAAGAACCCGCTGATGTGCTGAATGCTGGTAACTCAGGTACTACTATCAGGCTGATGTTAGGGTTGTTAGCTTCTCATCCAGGGCGGTTTTTTACAGTAACGGGTGATGATTCATTGCGATCGCGTCCTATGTCGCGCGTTGTTAAACCTTTGCAACAAATGGGGGCGCAAATTTGGGGTCGTCAGGGAAATTCTTTAGCACCTCTAGCTATACAAGGAACTCTACTCAAACCGATTCATTATCATTCGCCTATTGCTTCAGCGCAAGTCAAGTCTTGTATTCTACTAGCTGGTTTAATGACACAAGGAGAAACAACTGTTACAGAACCAGCACTTTCGCGCGATCATAGTGAAAGAATGCTCAAGGCGTTTGGCGCACAATTGAGTATTGATCCGGAAACGAATAGCGTTACTGTCACAGGGCAAGCACATCTGCAAGGACAAAATGTGATTGTTCCAGGTGATATTAGTTCTGCGGCATTCTGGTTAGTCGCTGGGGCAATTGTACCTGGATCAGAACTATGTATTGAAAATGTTGGTGTTAATCCTACCCGTACAGGCATTTTAGAGGCGCTATCTATGATGGGTGCGGATATTCAACTAGAAAATCAACGAGAAGTTGCTGGGGAACCTGTGGCTGATTTGCGGGTACGCTACGGAAAACTCAAAGCTTGTGAAATTGCGGGAAATCTAATCCCAAGATTAATTGATGAAATTCCGATTTTGGCAGTTGCGGCTGTGTTTGCTGAAGGAACTACAGTAATTAAGGATGCTGCGGAATTGCGGGTAAAAGAGAGCGATCGCATTGCTGTTATGGCTTCGGAATTAAACCGCATGGGAGCAAAAGTGACAGAATTGCCAGATGGACTAGAGATTACTGGCGGAACTCCTTTAAAAGGCGCTGAAGTCAATAGCCATACCGATCATAGAATTGCGATGAGTTTAGCGATCGCGGCTCTTAATGCTACTGGAAATACAACTATTCATGGTGCAGAAGCGGCAGCTATTTCTTATCCTGATTTCTTTGAATCTCTCATCAAGATTATTAAGTAA
- a CDS encoding pentapeptide repeat-containing protein, which translates to MNIEELLKRYAAGERDFREVNLLGANLSGANLSGADFSNASFGSANLSRASLRGAKLKGAFLYGTDLSFAKLNDTNLVDADLTKASLKGAVLIKANLKGAKLSGATLTAVNLRGANLEGVNLCGSNLSGINLHSANLVEAKLNWANLSGARMSGARLAAASLTGIKLRGAWLNGVDLRGVDLDGVDLSEAKLSGTNLSKANLPAVNLSDAQMRVAILTQVNLRAANLNGTWLNKANLIDANLSKADLSEAHLSDANLSGANLNGASLSDADLSRANLDSAYLWAAQLDVANLNGANLNGASMRGANLDDAELENAFYNQQTVFPEGFDPDQAGAYFATTELIAA; encoded by the coding sequence ATGAATATTGAAGAATTGCTAAAACGATATGCAGCCGGAGAAAGAGACTTTCGTGAAGTTAACTTACTAGGAGCCAACCTGAGCGGAGCAAATCTGAGTGGGGCAGATTTCTCAAACGCATCTTTTGGATCAGCTAACCTCAGCCGAGCTTCCTTAAGAGGGGCAAAACTGAAAGGCGCGTTTTTGTATGGTACAGATTTAAGCTTTGCCAAGCTTAACGATACAAATTTAGTAGACGCAGATCTGACAAAAGCCAGCCTCAAAGGAGCAGTTTTAATTAAAGCAAATCTCAAGGGAGCAAAACTCAGTGGAGCTACCCTAACAGCAGTAAACCTACGTGGCGCTAATTTAGAAGGGGTTAACCTTTGTGGATCAAACCTCAGTGGCATTAACCTTCATTCAGCTAACTTAGTTGAGGCTAAACTGAATTGGGCAAATCTAAGTGGAGCCAGAATGAGTGGAGCAAGGTTAGCTGCGGCATCGCTCACCGGAATTAAACTCAGAGGTGCATGGTTAAACGGGGTAGACTTACGTGGAGTAGATCTTGATGGTGTAGATCTAAGTGAGGCAAAACTTAGTGGCACCAACTTAAGTAAGGCAAATCTACCAGCAGTTAACCTAAGTGATGCCCAAATGCGTGTTGCCATTCTTACGCAAGTCAATCTACGTGCAGCTAACTTAAATGGCACATGGTTAAATAAGGCAAACCTGATCGATGCCAACTTGAGTAAAGCAGACTTGAGTGAAGCTCACCTGAGCGATGCTAACCTCAGTGGAGCAAACTTAAATGGTGCTAGTTTATCTGATGCAGATTTGAGTCGGGCTAACCTGGATAGTGCATATTTATGGGCAGCTCAGCTAGATGTAGCAAATCTCAACGGAGCAAATTTAAATGGTGCAAGTATGCGTGGAGCGAATCTCGACGATGCTGAACTAGAAAACGCTTTCTACAATCAACAGACAGTTTTTCCTGAAGGTTTTGATCCCGATCAAGCTGGAGCTTACTTTGCCACTACGGAATTAATTGCAGCCTGA
- a CDS encoding YARHG domain-containing protein, with protein sequence MTQQLLNNRYLLIKALATGGFGDTFLAEDTQMPSRRRCVIKRLKPISNNLQVYQIVKERFQREAAILEQLGEVNTQIPRLYAYFEADGHFYLIQQWIEGETLSQKVQQQGVLPENDVKDILISLLPVLDYIHSHRIVHRDIKPDNIIFRHEDRKPILIDFGAVKETMATVVNSPGNTTSSIVIGTPGFMPSEQTAGRPVYASDLYSLGLTAIYLLTGNLPQQLETDTQTGEIIWHDHTLNVSPSFAAVLDKAIQSHPRDRYSTAKDMLEALQSSTSSIPPTINIYQPAPIYPNPIPSPPPTVPINTAPTNPGNRFNTLIIGSMISLSLIVASLVIAYIFKPSSEIATKTPNPASNQSLPTPINNIPNSNNSPNPVESPQNINTPSSSNFDIPGQQNQTNETDEYAWLTSRKVTEADLTAKTAVELDLMRNSIYARHGRTFRNPALQSYFDKQSWYQPIYSPDEFSNNLLSDLEKWNAAYILKYQKDNKLTWFK encoded by the coding sequence ATGACGCAGCAGTTATTAAACAACCGCTATCTCTTGATTAAAGCATTAGCTACGGGTGGGTTTGGCGACACTTTTCTAGCAGAAGACACCCAAATGCCGTCTCGACGACGGTGTGTAATAAAACGCCTAAAACCTATTTCCAATAATCTACAAGTTTATCAGATAGTCAAAGAACGTTTTCAACGGGAAGCCGCTATTTTAGAACAATTGGGTGAAGTTAACACTCAAATACCTCGTTTGTATGCCTATTTTGAAGCAGATGGGCATTTTTACTTAATACAACAGTGGATAGAAGGCGAAACTCTATCCCAAAAAGTGCAGCAGCAGGGGGTATTACCTGAAAATGATGTTAAAGATATTTTAATCAGTTTATTACCAGTATTAGACTATATCCACTCTCACCGGATAGTACACCGAGATATCAAGCCGGATAACATTATTTTTAGACATGAGGATCGAAAACCAATATTAATTGATTTCGGTGCTGTTAAAGAAACGATGGCAACAGTAGTAAATTCTCCAGGCAATACTACAAGTTCAATTGTAATTGGTACGCCTGGATTTATGCCTAGTGAGCAGACAGCAGGTAGACCTGTTTATGCAAGTGACTTATATAGTTTGGGATTAACAGCAATTTATCTTTTAACTGGTAATTTACCACAACAACTAGAGACTGATACTCAAACTGGCGAAATAATTTGGCATGATCATACTTTAAATGTCAGCCCTAGTTTTGCTGCTGTGTTGGATAAGGCAATTCAGTCACATCCGCGCGATCGCTATTCTACAGCTAAAGATATGCTGGAGGCATTACAATCTTCCACTTCATCAATTCCCCCTACTATCAATATCTATCAACCAGCACCAATATATCCCAATCCTATTCCATCACCGCCTCCAACCGTACCAATAAACACAGCGCCTACTAACCCAGGAAATCGTTTTAATACTCTAATTATTGGGAGTATGATTTCTCTTAGTTTAATTGTTGCATCGTTAGTTATTGCTTATATATTCAAACCATCGTCTGAAATAGCTACAAAAACACCTAATCCAGCTTCTAATCAGTCTCTTCCAACACCTATTAATAACATCCCTAACAGTAATAATTCGCCTAATCCAGTTGAATCACCTCAAAATATCAATACCCCTAGTTCTAGCAATTTTGATATCCCAGGACAACAAAACCAAACAAACGAAACAGACGAATACGCATGGTTGACATCTAGAAAAGTTACAGAGGCTGATTTAACAGCCAAAACTGCTGTTGAATTAGATCTGATGAGAAATTCTATTTATGCACGTCATGGTAGAACATTTCGTAATCCAGCCTTACAAAGTTACTTTGATAAGCAATCATGGTATCAACCTATATATTCGCCCGACGAATTTTCTAATAACTTACTTTCAGATTTAGAAAAGTGGAATGCCGCATATATCTTAAAGTATCAAAAAGACAATAAATTAACCTGGTTTAAATAG
- a CDS encoding serine/threonine-protein kinase, with translation MALTLLNNRYRIIQALGSGGFGNTFLAEDTHMPSARRCVIKQLKPVTNNPQMYQQVQARFQREAAVLEALGEVSKQIPQLYAYFSEAGQFYLVQEWIDGDTLTKIIERQGALPEKTVKDILVSLLSVLEYVHSKQMVHRDIKPDNIIVRDRDRQPVLIDFGAVKEAMGSTNQTMVIGTPGFMPSEQAAGQPVYATDLYSLGLTAIYLLTGKLPQDLPTDPRTGMIMWHGSAPGVSPDLASVLDKAIQPHPRDRFSTAQEMLNALQSSVNSPAYNPLGTQATIAVSPVGGQYQPSPQNTPVVTPSQPNIIASNESRWLKPWVLAILIVGGVIGSAIAFNRIFNKNTDPTPQVASSSPSQLTNKNTEETDKSDPSNSPSEIPPVISESPSPLPSKSPRPSILSQPQETEQPPVIIVSPSPIAERSPSPVIKSDNSQNQNISDQVPAFPTGTPISNVQATLGKPSINTRGVWGNTRAVVYKLKPNQIDLGYLYDRNTENIRQTEVSFSNSVDPQVMLNTLDGLLEGGATPKIKQGLLRVQQGRDDAFTFTQGSLKGQIVLQNCNFIYISIWEADLHDFNVSSSRKC, from the coding sequence ATGGCGCTAACACTACTGAACAATCGCTATCGCATTATTCAAGCTTTGGGAAGTGGTGGGTTTGGCAACACTTTTCTAGCGGAAGATACCCATATGCCTTCTGCGCGTCGCTGTGTGATTAAACAGCTTAAACCAGTGACGAATAACCCCCAAATGTACCAGCAAGTGCAAGCAAGATTTCAGCGAGAAGCTGCTGTTTTAGAGGCGTTAGGGGAAGTCAGTAAGCAAATACCTCAGCTATATGCTTATTTTTCTGAAGCTGGTCAATTTTACTTAGTTCAAGAATGGATTGATGGCGATACCTTAACAAAAATTATTGAGCGTCAAGGGGCATTACCTGAAAAAACTGTCAAAGATATTTTGGTGAGTCTTTTGTCTGTTTTGGAATATGTCCATAGTAAACAGATGGTTCACCGAGATATTAAACCAGACAATATTATTGTGCGCGATCGCGATCGCCAACCAGTACTAATTGATTTTGGTGCGGTGAAAGAAGCGATGGGTAGCACTAACCAAACAATGGTAATTGGTACACCAGGATTTATGCCTAGCGAGCAGGCGGCTGGACAACCCGTATATGCTACTGATCTTTATAGTCTAGGATTAACTGCTATCTATTTACTTACGGGTAAACTGCCCCAAGATTTGCCCACTGATCCCCGTACTGGGATGATTATGTGGCATGGTAGCGCCCCAGGTGTAAGTCCTGATTTAGCTAGTGTTTTGGATAAAGCTATTCAACCACATCCGCGCGATCGCTTCTCCACTGCACAAGAAATGCTCAATGCTTTGCAGTCTAGTGTTAATTCTCCAGCTTATAATCCGCTTGGAACACAAGCAACAATAGCAGTATCACCTGTTGGCGGACAATATCAACCATCCCCACAAAATACTCCTGTTGTTACTCCTAGTCAGCCAAATATAATCGCATCGAATGAATCACGCTGGCTAAAACCTTGGGTACTAGCAATTTTAATTGTTGGCGGTGTAATTGGTAGTGCAATCGCTTTCAACCGAATTTTTAATAAGAATACTGATCCAACGCCTCAAGTAGCATCATCCTCGCCATCACAACTAACGAATAAAAATACAGAGGAAACAGACAAGTCTGATCCTTCTAATTCACCTTCAGAAATCCCACCAGTTATTTCAGAATCCCCCTCTCCATTACCTTCTAAATCGCCTAGACCTTCAATCCTTTCACAACCACAGGAAACGGAGCAACCGCCAGTTATTATAGTATCGCCCTCACCAATAGCAGAGCGATCGCCTTCACCAGTAATTAAATCTGATAATAGTCAAAACCAAAATATATCTGATCAAGTTCCGGCATTTCCTACAGGTACACCTATAAGTAATGTACAAGCAACACTAGGGAAACCAAGTATAAATACTAGGGGAGTTTGGGGCAATACTCGTGCCGTTGTCTATAAATTAAAACCTAATCAAATTGACCTTGGTTATTTATATGACCGCAATACTGAAAATATTCGTCAAACAGAAGTATCCTTTTCCAACTCAGTAGATCCGCAAGTAATGTTAAATACTTTAGATGGATTATTAGAAGGTGGAGCAACCCCAAAAATTAAACAAGGGTTGTTACGAGTTCAACAAGGTAGAGACGATGCCTTTACTTTTACTCAAGGCTCATTAAAAGGTCAGATAGTACTACAAAATTGTAATTTTATTTATATTAGTATTTGGGAAGCCGATTTACATGACTTTAATGTATCTAGTTCACGAAAATGCTGA
- a CDS encoding GIY-YIG nuclease family protein: MTYSTEIPSLASLEYIPYIDETGNLPENLQGKIGVYAIFDQDKVLQLVAYSRDIYLSLKQHLVRQPQKCYWLKFQTIERPNRTVLESIQNSWIEENGAIPIGNKTAQAEWNDPIDTKSAMTKEDQENFAKQDEIGQAKLLKKVARKVEETILLELKTRGVQTEIRFNPKLKESGLLDLK; this comes from the coding sequence ATGACTTATTCAACTGAAATACCATCTCTCGCTAGCCTGGAATATATTCCCTATATTGATGAAACTGGTAATTTACCAGAAAACTTGCAGGGGAAAATTGGGGTATATGCAATTTTTGACCAAGATAAAGTGTTGCAATTAGTTGCTTATTCTCGTGATATTTATCTGAGTCTTAAACAACATTTAGTTCGTCAGCCGCAAAAATGTTATTGGTTAAAATTTCAAACTATTGAACGTCCCAATCGCACTGTTTTAGAAAGTATCCAAAATAGTTGGATTGAAGAAAATGGTGCTATTCCTATTGGAAATAAAACTGCCCAAGCTGAATGGAATGATCCTATTGATACTAAATCGGCAATGACTAAGGAAGATCAAGAAAATTTTGCTAAACAGGATGAAATAGGGCAAGCAAAATTATTAAAAAAAGTAGCTCGAAAAGTTGAAGAAACCATTTTGCTAGAGCTAAAAACTCGTGGGGTGCAAACAGAAATTAGGTTTAATCCTAAGTTAAAAGAAAGCGGTTTACTAGACTTGAAATAA
- a CDS encoding iron uptake porin: MSRIFWNTFKVAPTIAASLLIASSSLAAENVTEQTATVPTEETSIAQTSPVSSEVSADTTNIEQLQRYTNEVSGEDGMSQVTNVSQFRDVQPSDWAYEALSRVVQTYGCLQGYPDGTYRGNRALSRYEFAAGLNACLRQIEALIARTPTPGGGGVSESDLQALRRLTEEFRTELATLGTRVDNLEGRTAFIEQRQFSTTTKLVGEVVIAASEVFGNSGPTTNGRTADNVEPILSNRVRLNFDTSFTGKDRLRTRLQARNTPTFSGALTGTNMTRLGFDGDNGNNFEIHRLEYRFPLTPNANIFLTATGTEFNDIVYTFNPLLESAASGSISRFGRFNPIYRISAEGASAVLDYKLSQQVGLSVGYSVPRNIANRPETDTVTQPGLSLFNGSYAALAQLAFRPSNALGLGLTYVRSFTNPSPSDTNRFPGIAGIGVSSGTGSAFANQPFGNTPTTTNQYGVEASLSLSPRFVVSGWAGYTQAEASGASATVNPGDSADIWNYAVTLALPDFGKKGNVLGFVFGMPPKVTESDVNNREDNNGTSYHIEGFYRYRLTDNVEITPGAFAILNPQHNDNNQTLYVGTLRTTFRF; the protein is encoded by the coding sequence ATGTCAAGAATTTTTTGGAACACTTTCAAAGTGGCTCCAACAATTGCCGCATCATTGTTAATTGCTAGTAGCAGTCTAGCAGCCGAAAACGTTACAGAACAAACTGCGACTGTTCCAACTGAAGAAACATCCATAGCCCAAACTTCTCCAGTTAGCTCAGAAGTATCTGCTGACACCACTAATATTGAACAATTGCAGCGCTACACCAACGAAGTTAGTGGTGAAGACGGCATGAGCCAAGTCACTAATGTTTCTCAGTTCCGAGATGTCCAACCTTCCGACTGGGCTTATGAAGCTTTATCACGAGTTGTGCAGACTTATGGATGTTTGCAAGGATATCCTGATGGTACATATCGCGGTAATCGGGCGCTATCACGTTATGAGTTTGCGGCTGGCTTGAATGCTTGTCTGAGACAAATAGAAGCTTTGATTGCCAGAACACCAACACCTGGTGGTGGTGGTGTTTCTGAAAGCGACTTACAAGCACTGCGACGACTAACTGAAGAATTTCGCACAGAACTAGCAACTTTAGGTACGCGGGTAGATAACCTGGAAGGTCGTACAGCATTTATCGAACAGCGTCAGTTTTCTACTACCACAAAGTTAGTTGGTGAAGTAGTCATTGCAGCTAGTGAAGTATTTGGTAATAGTGGCCCTACTACTAATGGTCGGACTGCTGACAATGTAGAACCTATCCTCTCAAATCGCGTTCGCTTAAACTTTGATACCAGTTTCACGGGTAAAGACCGTTTGAGAACCCGTCTACAAGCTAGAAACACCCCAACATTCAGTGGTGCTTTAACAGGTACTAACATGACCCGCTTAGGGTTTGATGGGGATAATGGCAACAATTTTGAGATTCATCGTTTAGAATATCGCTTCCCCTTAACGCCTAACGCCAACATTTTCTTAACTGCTACGGGAACCGAGTTCAACGACATTGTTTATACATTCAATCCCTTATTAGAAAGTGCTGCTAGTGGCTCCATTTCCCGCTTCGGGCGTTTCAACCCAATTTATCGGATAAGTGCTGAAGGTGCAAGTGCAGTTCTTGACTACAAATTAAGCCAACAAGTAGGGCTATCTGTAGGCTACTCAGTTCCCAGAAATATCGCCAATAGACCTGAAACTGATACTGTTACGCAACCTGGTCTTAGCCTTTTTAATGGTTCTTATGCAGCCTTGGCTCAATTGGCTTTCCGCCCTAGTAACGCACTAGGTTTAGGCTTGACGTATGTACGCTCCTTTACTAATCCAAGCCCTAGCGATACCAACCGATTCCCAGGTATTGCAGGTATTGGTGTTTCATCTGGGACTGGCAGCGCCTTTGCCAATCAACCTTTTGGGAATACTCCTACTACAACTAATCAGTATGGTGTAGAAGCCAGCTTGAGCTTAAGCCCACGATTCGTTGTTTCTGGTTGGGCAGGTTATACCCAAGCAGAAGCGTCAGGTGCTTCTGCAACAGTTAACCCTGGTGATTCTGCTGATATTTGGAACTACGCCGTTACCTTAGCTTTGCCTGACTTTGGTAAAAAAGGTAACGTATTAGGCTTTGTCTTCGGTATGCCACCCAAAGTTACCGAAAGTGATGTTAACAATCGTGAAGATAACAATGGTACCTCCTATCACATAGAAGGTTTCTATCGTTATCGCCTGACTGATAATGTTGAAATCACTCCAGGTGCGTTTGCCATCCTAAATCCACAACACAACGACAATAACCAGACTCTTTACGTAGGTACTCTCCGTACTACATTTAGGTTCTAA
- the phoU gene encoding phosphate signaling complex protein PhoU → MYIQNVNQERTQFKRKTKRIEQDVLRMGALVENSFRLSHQALFASNLAAAKKIPLLDKQVDRFYHQIELDCAALMTLEAPVAQDLRMLNAFIQMVRDLERIGDYAKNLSEIAIKLFPYSPHPCLGEIELMSHQAQAMLSASLAALADMDAVAGHRVKQLDDVVDDAYEKIYQTLAYQKDIKGVVEPILLLCLTIRHLERMADHATNIGQRVKYIVTGNFS, encoded by the coding sequence GTGTATATTCAAAACGTTAACCAAGAAAGAACCCAGTTCAAGCGCAAAACCAAGCGCATAGAACAGGATGTTCTGCGGATGGGAGCTTTGGTGGAAAACTCTTTTCGTCTGAGTCATCAAGCTTTATTTGCCAGCAACTTAGCTGCGGCTAAAAAAATTCCTTTATTAGATAAGCAAGTTGATCGCTTCTATCACCAAATTGAGCTAGACTGTGCCGCTTTGATGACACTTGAAGCACCAGTTGCCCAAGATTTACGGATGTTAAATGCTTTTATCCAAATGGTACGAGATCTAGAGCGCATCGGCGATTACGCTAAAAACTTAAGCGAGATTGCCATTAAACTATTTCCTTACTCGCCTCATCCCTGCTTAGGTGAGATTGAGTTAATGTCTCATCAGGCTCAAGCTATGCTCTCAGCTAGTTTAGCAGCTTTAGCAGATATGGATGCAGTAGCAGGGCATCGAGTGAAACAGCTAGATGATGTTGTAGACGATGCCTACGAAAAAATTTATCAAACTTTGGCTTATCAAAAAGATATTAAAGGTGTTGTAGAGCCGATTTTATTATTGTGTCTAACGATTCGTCATTTAGAAAGAATGGCTGATCATGCTACAAATATTGGTCAACGAGTAAAGTACATTGTTACAGGTAATTTTTCTTAA